A stretch of the Manis pentadactyla isolate mManPen7 chromosome 16, mManPen7.hap1, whole genome shotgun sequence genome encodes the following:
- the MDGA1 gene encoding MAM domain-containing glycosylphosphatidylinositol anchor protein 1 isoform X1, translating to MEVTCLLLLALIPFHCRGQGVYAPAQAQIVHAGQACVVKEDNISERVYTIREGDTLVLQCLVTGHPRPQVRWTKTAGSASDKFQETSVFNETLRIERIARTQGGRYYCKAENGVGVPAIKSIRVDVQYLDEPVLTVHQTVSDVRGNFYQEKTVFLRCTVNSNPPARFIWKRGSDTLSHSQDNGVDIYEPLYTQGETKVLKLKNLRPQDYASYTCQVSVRNVCGIPDKAITFRLTNTTVPPALKLSVNETLVVNPGENVTVQCLLTGGDPLPQLQWSHGPGLLPLGALAQGGTLSIPSVQARDSGYYNCTATNNVGNPAKKTVNLLVRSMKNATFQITPDVIKESENIQLGQDLKLSCHVDAVPQEKVIYQWFKNGKPARMSKRLLVTRNDPELPAVTSSLELIDLHFSDYGTYLCMASFPGAPVPDLSVEVNISSETVPPAISVPKGRAVVTVREGSSAELHCEVRGKPRPPVLWSRVDKEAALLPSGLPLEETPDGKLRLERVSRDMSGTYRCQTARYNGFNVRPREAQVQLNVQFPPEVEPSSQDVRQALGRPVLLRCSLLRGSPQRIASAVWRFKGQLLPLPPAVPAAAEALDHSELRLDAVTRDSSGNYECSVSNDVGAAACLFQVSAKAYSPEFYFDTPNPTRSHKLSKNYSYVLQWTQREPDAVDPVLNYRLSVRQLNQHNAMVKAIPVRRVEKGQLLEYILTDLRVPHSYEVRLTPYTTFGAGDMASRIIHYTEPISSPNLSDNTCHFEDEKICGYTQDLTDNFDWTRQNALTQNPKRSPNTGPPTDISGTPEGYYMFIETSRPRELGDRARLVSPLYNASAKFYCVSFFYHMYGKHIGSLNLLVRSRNKGALDTHAWSLSGNKGNVWQQAHVPINPSGPFQIIFEGVRGSGYLGDIAIDDVTLKKGECPRKQMDPNKVVVMPGSGAPCQPHPQLWGPLAIFLLALQRR from the exons GTTCGGTGGACCAAGACTGCAGGCAGCGCGTCTGACAAGTTCCAGGAGACGTCGGTGTTCAACGAAACATTGCGCATTGAGCGAATCGCGCGCACGCAGGGTGGCCGCTACTACTGCAAGGCTGAGAATGGCGTGGGTGTGCCCGCCATCAAGTCCATCCGCGTGGATGTGCAGT ACCTGGATGAACCAGTGCTGACGGTGCACCAGACGGTGAGCGACGTTCGAGGCAACTTCTACCAGGAGAAGACTGTGTTCCTGCGCTGTACCGTCAACTCCAACCCACCTGCCCGCTTCATCTGGAAGCGGGGCTCCGACACCCTGTCCCACAGCCAGGACAATGGGGTCGATATCTATGAGCCCCTCTACACCCAG GGGGAAACGAAGGTCCTGAAGCTGAAGAACCTGCGGCCCCAGGACTACGCCAGCTACACCTGCCAGGTGTCTGTGCGCAATGTGTGTGGCATCCCAGACAAGGCCATCACCTTCCGTCTCACCAACACCACAG TGCCACCAGCCCTGAAGCTGTCTGTGAATGAAACTCTGGTGGTGAACCCTGGGGAGAATGTGACGGTGCAGTGTCTGCTGACAGGCGGTGATCCCCTGCCCCAGCTGCAGTGGTCCCATGGGCCAGGCCTGCTGCCACTGGGTGCTCTGGCTCAGGGTGGCACCCTCAGCATCCCTTCAGTGCAAGCCCGGGACTCTGGCTACTACAACTGCACAGCCACCAACAATGTGGGCAACCCTGCCAAGAAGACTGTCAACCTGCTGGTGCGAT CCATGAAGAATGCCACGTTCCAGATCACCCCAGATGTGATCAAAGAGAGTGAGAATATACAGCTGGGCCAGGACCTGAAACTGTCATGCCATGTGGATGCAGTGCCCCAGGAGAAGGTGATCTACCAGTGGTTCAAGAATGGCAAGCCTGCACGCATGTCCAAGAGGCTGCTGGTGACCCGAAACGACCCTGAGTTGCCTGCCGTCACTAGCAGCCTAGAGCTCATTGACCTGCACTTCAGTGACTATGGCACCTACCTGTGCATGGCTTCCTTCCCAGGGGCACCAGTCCCCGACCTGAGCGTCGAGGTCAACATCTCCTCTGAGACAG TGCCGCCGGCCATCAGCGTGCCCAAGGGCAGAGCCGTGGTGACCGTGCGTGAGGGCTCTTCCGCTGAGCTGCATTGCGAGGTGCGGGGCAAGCCGCGGCCACCGGTGCTCTGGTCCCGCGTGGACAAGGAGGCTGCGCTGCTGCCCTCGGGGCTGCCTTTGGAGGAGACCCCCGACGGGAAGCTGCGGCTGGAGCGCGTGAGCCGCGACATGAGTGGGACCTACCGCTGCCAAACAGCTCGCTATAATGGCTTCAACGTGCGCCCCCGCGAGGCCCAAGTGCAGCTGAACGTGCAGT TCCCGCCGGAGGTGGAGCCCAGCTCCCAGGATGTGCGCCAGGCGCTGGGCCGGCCGGTGCTCCTGCGCTGCTCGCTGCTCAGAGGAAGCCCCCAGCGCATCGCCTCAGCCGTATGGCGCTTCAAAGggcagctgctccctctgccgCCCGCTGTCCCTGCCGCCGCAGAGGCCCTGGACCATTCCGAGCTGCGCCTCGACGCTGTCACCCGCGACAGCAGTGGCAACTATGAGTGCAGCGTCTCCAACGATGTGGGCGCGGCTGCCTGCCTCTTCCAGGTCTCGG CCAAAGCCTACAGCCCGGAGTTTTACTTCgacacccccaaccccacccgCAGCCACAAGCTGTCCAAGAACTACTCCTACGTGCTGCAGTGGACCCAGAGGGAACCCGATGCTGTCGACCCCGTGCTCAACTACAGACTCAGTGTCCGCCAG TTGAATCAGCACAATGCCATGGTGAAGGCCATCCCCGTGCGGCGTGTGGAGAAGGGGCAACTGCTGGAGTACATCCTGACCGACCTCCGCGTGCCCCATAGCTACGAGGTCCGCCTCACCCCCTATACCACCTTCGGGGCTGGTGACATGGCCTCCCGCATCATCCACTACACAGAAC CCATCAGCTCTCCCAACCTTTCAG ACAACACCTGCCACTTTGAGGATGAGAAAATCTGTGGCTACACCCAGGACCTGACAGACAACTTTGATTGGACACGGCAGAATGCACTAACTCAGAACCCCAAGCGCTCCCCCAACACAGGTCCCCCCACTGACATCAGTGGCACTCCTGAGG GCTACTACATGTTCATTGAGACATCAAGGCCCCGGGAGCTGGGGGACAGAGCACGGTTGGTGAGTCCCTTGTACAATGCCAGCGCCAAGTTCTACTGTGTCTCCTTCTTCTACCACATGTATGGGAAGCACATCG GCTCCCTCAACCTCCTGGTGCGGTCCCGGAACAAAGGGGCCCTGGACACTCATGCCTGGTCCCTCAGTGGCAATAAGGGCAATGTGTGGCAGCAGGCCCATGTGCCTATTAACCCCAGTGGGCCCTTCCAG ATTATTTTTGAGGGAGTTCGAGGCTCGGGCTATCTGGGGGATATCGCCATAGATGACGTCACACTGAAGAAGGGAGAGTGCCCCCGGAAGCAGATGGATCCCAACAAAG TGGTGGTAATGCCGGGCAGTGGAGCCCCctgccagccccacccacagctctGGGGACCCCTGGCCATCTTCCTCTTGGCATTGCAGAGACGATGA
- the MDGA1 gene encoding MAM domain-containing glycosylphosphatidylinositol anchor protein 1 isoform X2 — protein MEVTCLLLLALIPFHCRGQGVYAPAQAQIVHAGQACVVKEDNISERVYTIREGDTLVLQCLVTGHPRPQVRWTKTAGSASDKFQETSVFNETLRIERIARTQGGRYYCKAENGVGVPAIKSIRVDVQYLDEPVLTVHQTVSDVRGNFYQEKTVFLRCTVNSNPPARFIWKRGSDTLSHSQDNGVDIYEPLYTQGETKVLKLKNLRPQDYASYTCQVSVRNVCGIPDKAITFRLTNTTVPPALKLSVNETLVVNPGENVTVQCLLTGGDPLPQLQWSHGPGLLPLGALAQGGTLSIPSVQARDSGYYNCTATNNVGNPAKKTVNLLVRSMKNATFQITPDVIKESENIQLGQDLKLSCHVDAVPQEKVIYQWFKNGKPARMSKRLLVTRNDPELPAVTSSLELIDLHFSDYGTYLCMASFPGAPVPDLSVEVNISSETVPPAISVPKGRAVVTVREGSSAELHCEVRGKPRPPVLWSRVDKEAALLPSGLPLEETPDGKLRLERVSRDMSGTYRCQTARYNGFNVRPREAQVQLNVQFPPEVEPSSQDVRQALGRPVLLRCSLLRGSPQRIASAVWRFKGQLLPLPPAVPAAAEALDHSELRLDAVTRDSSGNYECSVSNDVGAAACLFQVSAKAYSPEFYFDTPNPTRSHKLSKNYSYVLQWTQREPDAVDPVLNYRLSVRQLNQHNAMVKAIPVRRVEKGQLLEYILTDLRVPHSYEVRLTPYTTFGAGDMASRIIHYTEHNTCHFEDEKICGYTQDLTDNFDWTRQNALTQNPKRSPNTGPPTDISGTPEGYYMFIETSRPRELGDRARLVSPLYNASAKFYCVSFFYHMYGKHIGSLNLLVRSRNKGALDTHAWSLSGNKGNVWQQAHVPINPSGPFQIIFEGVRGSGYLGDIAIDDVTLKKGECPRKQMDPNKVVVMPGSGAPCQPHPQLWGPLAIFLLALQRR, from the exons GTTCGGTGGACCAAGACTGCAGGCAGCGCGTCTGACAAGTTCCAGGAGACGTCGGTGTTCAACGAAACATTGCGCATTGAGCGAATCGCGCGCACGCAGGGTGGCCGCTACTACTGCAAGGCTGAGAATGGCGTGGGTGTGCCCGCCATCAAGTCCATCCGCGTGGATGTGCAGT ACCTGGATGAACCAGTGCTGACGGTGCACCAGACGGTGAGCGACGTTCGAGGCAACTTCTACCAGGAGAAGACTGTGTTCCTGCGCTGTACCGTCAACTCCAACCCACCTGCCCGCTTCATCTGGAAGCGGGGCTCCGACACCCTGTCCCACAGCCAGGACAATGGGGTCGATATCTATGAGCCCCTCTACACCCAG GGGGAAACGAAGGTCCTGAAGCTGAAGAACCTGCGGCCCCAGGACTACGCCAGCTACACCTGCCAGGTGTCTGTGCGCAATGTGTGTGGCATCCCAGACAAGGCCATCACCTTCCGTCTCACCAACACCACAG TGCCACCAGCCCTGAAGCTGTCTGTGAATGAAACTCTGGTGGTGAACCCTGGGGAGAATGTGACGGTGCAGTGTCTGCTGACAGGCGGTGATCCCCTGCCCCAGCTGCAGTGGTCCCATGGGCCAGGCCTGCTGCCACTGGGTGCTCTGGCTCAGGGTGGCACCCTCAGCATCCCTTCAGTGCAAGCCCGGGACTCTGGCTACTACAACTGCACAGCCACCAACAATGTGGGCAACCCTGCCAAGAAGACTGTCAACCTGCTGGTGCGAT CCATGAAGAATGCCACGTTCCAGATCACCCCAGATGTGATCAAAGAGAGTGAGAATATACAGCTGGGCCAGGACCTGAAACTGTCATGCCATGTGGATGCAGTGCCCCAGGAGAAGGTGATCTACCAGTGGTTCAAGAATGGCAAGCCTGCACGCATGTCCAAGAGGCTGCTGGTGACCCGAAACGACCCTGAGTTGCCTGCCGTCACTAGCAGCCTAGAGCTCATTGACCTGCACTTCAGTGACTATGGCACCTACCTGTGCATGGCTTCCTTCCCAGGGGCACCAGTCCCCGACCTGAGCGTCGAGGTCAACATCTCCTCTGAGACAG TGCCGCCGGCCATCAGCGTGCCCAAGGGCAGAGCCGTGGTGACCGTGCGTGAGGGCTCTTCCGCTGAGCTGCATTGCGAGGTGCGGGGCAAGCCGCGGCCACCGGTGCTCTGGTCCCGCGTGGACAAGGAGGCTGCGCTGCTGCCCTCGGGGCTGCCTTTGGAGGAGACCCCCGACGGGAAGCTGCGGCTGGAGCGCGTGAGCCGCGACATGAGTGGGACCTACCGCTGCCAAACAGCTCGCTATAATGGCTTCAACGTGCGCCCCCGCGAGGCCCAAGTGCAGCTGAACGTGCAGT TCCCGCCGGAGGTGGAGCCCAGCTCCCAGGATGTGCGCCAGGCGCTGGGCCGGCCGGTGCTCCTGCGCTGCTCGCTGCTCAGAGGAAGCCCCCAGCGCATCGCCTCAGCCGTATGGCGCTTCAAAGggcagctgctccctctgccgCCCGCTGTCCCTGCCGCCGCAGAGGCCCTGGACCATTCCGAGCTGCGCCTCGACGCTGTCACCCGCGACAGCAGTGGCAACTATGAGTGCAGCGTCTCCAACGATGTGGGCGCGGCTGCCTGCCTCTTCCAGGTCTCGG CCAAAGCCTACAGCCCGGAGTTTTACTTCgacacccccaaccccacccgCAGCCACAAGCTGTCCAAGAACTACTCCTACGTGCTGCAGTGGACCCAGAGGGAACCCGATGCTGTCGACCCCGTGCTCAACTACAGACTCAGTGTCCGCCAG TTGAATCAGCACAATGCCATGGTGAAGGCCATCCCCGTGCGGCGTGTGGAGAAGGGGCAACTGCTGGAGTACATCCTGACCGACCTCCGCGTGCCCCATAGCTACGAGGTCCGCCTCACCCCCTATACCACCTTCGGGGCTGGTGACATGGCCTCCCGCATCATCCACTACACAGAAC ACAACACCTGCCACTTTGAGGATGAGAAAATCTGTGGCTACACCCAGGACCTGACAGACAACTTTGATTGGACACGGCAGAATGCACTAACTCAGAACCCCAAGCGCTCCCCCAACACAGGTCCCCCCACTGACATCAGTGGCACTCCTGAGG GCTACTACATGTTCATTGAGACATCAAGGCCCCGGGAGCTGGGGGACAGAGCACGGTTGGTGAGTCCCTTGTACAATGCCAGCGCCAAGTTCTACTGTGTCTCCTTCTTCTACCACATGTATGGGAAGCACATCG GCTCCCTCAACCTCCTGGTGCGGTCCCGGAACAAAGGGGCCCTGGACACTCATGCCTGGTCCCTCAGTGGCAATAAGGGCAATGTGTGGCAGCAGGCCCATGTGCCTATTAACCCCAGTGGGCCCTTCCAG ATTATTTTTGAGGGAGTTCGAGGCTCGGGCTATCTGGGGGATATCGCCATAGATGACGTCACACTGAAGAAGGGAGAGTGCCCCCGGAAGCAGATGGATCCCAACAAAG TGGTGGTAATGCCGGGCAGTGGAGCCCCctgccagccccacccacagctctGGGGACCCCTGGCCATCTTCCTCTTGGCATTGCAGAGACGATGA